A single Gemmatimonadota bacterium DNA region contains:
- a CDS encoding PPK2 family polyphosphate kinase: protein MQLEPVDPELPISIRDEDAVSDDVPNARKIKKKTAKRLAKLTALQAKLYGDGRYAVLVVLQGRDASGKDGTIRTVFGACNPQGCDVTSFKEPTPLERRHDFLWRVHNVVPPRGMVGIFNRSHYEDVLAARVHGIVGKPIWMSRYDQINDFERMLIQNNVIVLKFFLHVSRAEQRRRLLKRVEQEDKNWKFREGDLDDRRLWDSYTDAYHDMLRRTSTKEAPWYLVPSDDNKVRNYFITGIMVRALRKLKLRYPNADPNVLLRAEQILTV, encoded by the coding sequence ATGCAACTCGAGCCAGTCGATCCTGAGCTTCCCATCAGCATTCGGGATGAAGATGCCGTCTCCGATGACGTACCGAACGCTCGCAAGATCAAGAAGAAGACTGCGAAACGCCTCGCAAAGCTGACCGCACTTCAGGCAAAGTTGTATGGCGACGGGAGGTACGCCGTGCTCGTCGTGCTCCAGGGACGGGACGCGTCGGGCAAGGACGGGACGATTCGGACAGTGTTCGGTGCGTGCAATCCGCAGGGCTGCGACGTTACGAGCTTCAAGGAGCCCACGCCGCTCGAGCGTAGGCACGACTTCCTCTGGCGCGTGCACAACGTCGTCCCGCCCCGTGGGATGGTCGGGATCTTCAACCGGTCGCACTACGAGGACGTGCTTGCCGCACGAGTCCACGGCATCGTCGGAAAGCCGATCTGGATGTCGCGCTACGACCAGATCAACGACTTCGAGCGCATGCTGATCCAGAACAACGTGATCGTCCTCAAGTTCTTCCTGCACGTATCACGGGCAGAGCAGCGGCGCCGACTGCTGAAACGTGTCGAGCAGGAAGACAAGAACTGGAAGTTTCGCGAAGGCGATCTGGACGACCGGCGGCTCTGGGATTCCTACACTGACGCCTATCACGACATGTTGCGTCGCACGTCGACGAAGGAAGCGCCGTGGTACCTGGTTCCCTCCGACGACAACAAGGTTCGCAATTACTTTATAACGGGAATCATGGTGCGCGCGCTCAGGAAGCTGAAGCTCCGTTATCCCAATGCAGATCCGAATGTTCTTCTCAGAGCGGAGCAGATTCTGACGGTATGA
- a CDS encoding NAD(P)-dependent oxidoreductase has protein sequence MTATRSPQRPRAAFIGLGAIGAPIAHHVAQSTTLAVWNRTRSVAAEFASETGASDAESPGSAAAGVDFLLTCLPTSAQVEEVLFGVNGAAPSLNSGAMVIDCTSGDPATSRKIAARLARSGVGFIDAPVSGGVSGAMAGQLTVMVGGDAGALERARPILETFAAKIVHCGAIGAGDAVKAVNNALLAVHVWSTAEGLSALSKLGVDPAVALDVINSSSGRSNTSINLFPERVLNRSFPRTFRLALLDKDVRIAAGIARDTGTPAPLLDETSRLFAEAHQELGEDADHIEAVKVVERRAGTTIGGRIQ, from the coding sequence ATGACAGCAACAAGATCCCCCCAGCGTCCCAGGGCGGCCTTCATCGGCCTGGGCGCAATCGGCGCCCCGATCGCCCATCACGTCGCTCAAAGCACCACATTGGCAGTCTGGAACCGTACCCGCTCAGTCGCTGCGGAGTTTGCTTCCGAGACTGGCGCCAGCGACGCCGAATCGCCGGGCAGCGCTGCGGCAGGCGTGGATTTCCTGCTCACGTGCCTACCCACATCTGCGCAGGTCGAGGAAGTGCTGTTCGGGGTCAATGGAGCGGCGCCGAGTCTCAACTCGGGCGCGATGGTGATCGATTGCACTTCCGGCGATCCTGCCACGTCGCGGAAGATCGCCGCTCGTCTCGCACGCAGCGGCGTCGGGTTCATCGATGCCCCCGTGAGCGGTGGCGTTTCCGGTGCGATGGCCGGCCAGCTGACAGTGATGGTCGGCGGCGATGCGGGCGCGCTGGAGCGCGCTCGGCCGATTCTCGAGACATTCGCCGCCAAGATCGTCCACTGCGGCGCCATTGGCGCTGGTGACGCCGTGAAGGCGGTGAACAATGCGCTGCTGGCGGTGCATGTCTGGTCGACCGCCGAGGGACTTTCCGCTCTCTCCAAGCTCGGCGTGGATCCGGCCGTGGCGCTCGACGTGATCAATTCATCCAGTGGGCGCTCGAATACTTCGATCAATCTCTTCCCGGAGCGCGTGCTCAACCGGAGCTTCCCGCGCACGTTCAGGCTGGCACTACTCGACAAGGATGTCCGGATCGCTGCTGGCATCGCCCGAGATACAGGGACGCCGGCGCCGCTCCTGGATGAGACGTCGCGATTGTTCGCCGAGGCACATCAGGAACTGGGCGAGGACGCCGATCACATCGAGGCGGTGAAGGTGGTGGAGCGGCGGGCCGGAACCACGATCGGCGGCCGAATCCAGTAG
- the pyrR gene encoding bifunctional pyr operon transcriptional regulator/uracil phosphoribosyltransferase PyrR has translation MTEHTETILDASAVERTLRRMAGEIVEANGGTDNLVIVGIQRRGVQLADRIVALINASDGVAVPRGALDITLYRDDLQTIGPRPVVGATELPGSIDGCNVVIVDDVLFTGRTIRAALDELADFGRPARIELAVLIDRGGRELPIQPDIVGKKVAVRAGDRVDVQVHEIDGQSAVVLVSKRFE, from the coding sequence ATGACAGAGCACACTGAAACCATTCTGGATGCAAGCGCGGTGGAGCGAACGCTCCGCCGTATGGCTGGTGAGATAGTCGAAGCGAATGGCGGAACTGACAACCTCGTAATCGTCGGGATCCAGCGACGGGGAGTTCAGCTTGCCGATCGCATAGTTGCACTCATCAACGCGAGCGACGGTGTCGCAGTCCCGCGCGGGGCCCTCGACATCACCCTGTATCGTGACGATCTGCAGACAATAGGTCCGAGACCGGTGGTGGGGGCGACCGAGCTTCCGGGCTCGATCGACGGTTGCAACGTCGTCATCGTCGACGACGTCCTGTTCACGGGGCGAACGATCCGGGCTGCGCTGGACGAGCTGGCGGATTTTGGTCGTCCTGCCCGCATCGAACTGGCCGTGCTGATCGATCGCGGTGGCCGCGAGCTACCGATCCAGCCGGACATCGTCGGCAAAAAGGTGGCCGTGCGAGCCGGCGATCGGGTGGACGTCCAGGTGCACGAGATCGATGGTCAGTCGGCCGTGGTCCTCGTGTCCAAGCGATTCGAATGA
- a CDS encoding aspartate carbamoyltransferase catalytic subunit: MTAAAPLGKDLLGLEPLSGEQISLILDTAEPFKEISERAIKKVPTLRGSTVVNLFFENSTRTRISFEFAEKRLSADTVNVSSSGSSVSKGETLVDTARNLEAMRIDMVVIRHGSSGAAKFLAGRIESNVINAGDGMHEHPTQGLLDLLTLRDHFKRIEGLRVCICGDVLHSRVARSNIWGLRKLGAEVAVCGPRSLMPNAIDEMGVTVFSRIEEAIEWADALNILRLQLERMTAGYIPSLREYNRVFGVTRERLERAPRDVLILHPGPMNRGVEIDSDVADGPHSVILPQVTNGVAVRMAVLYLLSGGRPELAESAKAGKGAP, encoded by the coding sequence ATGACAGCAGCGGCGCCGCTCGGAAAGGATTTGTTGGGGCTGGAGCCCCTAAGCGGGGAACAGATCAGTCTCATTCTCGACACAGCAGAGCCGTTCAAGGAAATCAGCGAGCGCGCAATCAAGAAAGTTCCGACGCTACGCGGCTCGACGGTGGTGAATCTCTTCTTCGAGAACTCCACACGGACGCGGATCTCGTTCGAGTTCGCCGAGAAGCGGTTGTCCGCGGATACCGTGAACGTTTCGTCCAGCGGGTCCAGCGTATCGAAGGGCGAGACGCTCGTGGATACGGCACGTAATCTCGAAGCGATGCGGATCGACATGGTGGTGATCCGCCACGGCTCATCCGGCGCGGCGAAGTTTCTCGCCGGCCGCATCGAATCCAACGTCATCAACGCGGGCGATGGCATGCACGAGCATCCGACGCAAGGACTGCTCGACCTGCTCACGCTTCGCGATCACTTCAAGCGAATCGAGGGACTGCGCGTCTGCATCTGCGGAGACGTGCTGCACTCGCGCGTCGCGCGCTCCAACATCTGGGGGTTGCGCAAGCTGGGTGCGGAGGTCGCGGTATGCGGTCCGCGCTCGCTCATGCCCAACGCAATCGACGAGATGGGTGTGACGGTGTTCTCGCGCATCGAAGAGGCGATCGAGTGGGCCGACGCGCTCAACATCCTCCGGCTGCAGCTCGAGCGCATGACCGCGGGCTACATACCTTCGTTGCGCGAATACAATCGTGTTTTCGGCGTGACGCGCGAGCGGCTCGAGCGCGCGCCACGCGATGTGCTAATCCTTCATCCGGGACCGATGAATCGCGGTGTAGAGATCGATTCCGACGTGGCCGACGGGCCCCATAGTGTGATACTCCCACAGGTGACGAACGGTGTCGCGGTGCGGATGGCGGTGTTGTATCTCCTGTCGGGCGGACGCCCCGAGCTGGCAGAGTCCGCCAAGGCCGGGAAGGGAGCACCATGA
- a CDS encoding dihydroorotase: protein MTRPVLLTGGRVLDPSQQMDGVADVLLVDGAVAAIGRDIGRPDDAQTVDCAGLIVSPGFIDVHCHLREPGRADVETIASGARAAAAGGFTAVCAMPNTDPVIDNPAAVGFVVRQGLRAGAARVYPIGAISVGQRGEALAEFGEMVDAGAIGVSDDGKPVVSAQLMRTALEYARTFQIPVIDHCEEPTLAAGGAMNEGIVSARLGLKGIPDEAEEIMAIRDILLARLTRGHVHLAHMSTKGSVELIRWGKDRGINVTAEVCPHHLSLTEEAVEGYDTNAKMNPPLRTAEDVETLRQAVRDGTIDLVATDHAPHHYDEKEREFQNAPNGIVGLETALSVVVDSLVVPGHIDFGTLVDRMSCSPARLFGLPGGTLRVGSPADVTVFDPARRWTVDPDLFLSKGRNTPYAGMTLTGRTICTVVAGQVVYTLN from the coding sequence ATGACGCGCCCGGTACTTCTCACGGGTGGGCGCGTTCTCGATCCATCGCAGCAGATGGATGGCGTCGCTGACGTGCTGCTCGTCGATGGCGCCGTTGCAGCAATCGGTCGTGACATCGGGCGACCGGACGACGCGCAAACAGTCGATTGCGCAGGATTGATCGTGTCGCCGGGATTCATCGACGTGCACTGTCATCTGCGCGAGCCTGGACGCGCCGACGTTGAAACGATCGCGAGCGGCGCACGTGCGGCGGCCGCAGGAGGCTTCACCGCCGTCTGCGCGATGCCCAATACGGATCCAGTCATCGACAACCCGGCGGCGGTCGGCTTCGTCGTGCGACAGGGTCTGCGCGCGGGTGCTGCCCGGGTGTATCCCATCGGTGCCATCTCCGTAGGCCAGCGCGGTGAGGCGCTCGCGGAGTTCGGCGAGATGGTGGACGCCGGCGCAATCGGCGTGAGCGACGATGGCAAGCCGGTGGTGTCCGCGCAGCTCATGCGCACGGCGCTCGAATACGCGCGCACGTTCCAGATTCCGGTGATCGATCACTGTGAGGAACCGACGCTTGCCGCCGGCGGCGCAATGAACGAGGGCATCGTCTCCGCCCGGCTCGGCCTCAAGGGAATCCCGGACGAGGCCGAGGAGATCATGGCGATCCGCGACATACTGCTGGCGCGCCTCACTCGGGGCCACGTGCATCTTGCGCACATGAGCACAAAGGGCTCGGTCGAGCTGATTCGCTGGGGCAAGGATCGCGGCATCAACGTTACGGCCGAGGTCTGCCCGCATCATCTCTCGCTCACGGAGGAGGCGGTCGAGGGCTACGATACGAACGCCAAGATGAATCCGCCGCTCCGCACCGCGGAGGACGTCGAGACGCTGCGCCAGGCGGTGCGCGATGGAACGATCGATCTGGTCGCCACGGATCACGCGCCGCACCATTATGACGAGAAGGAGCGCGAGTTCCAGAATGCTCCGAACGGAATTGTCGGACTGGAGACGGCGCTTTCCGTCGTGGTCGACAGCCTCGTCGTGCCGGGCCACATCGATTTCGGAACGCTGGTGGACCGCATGTCCTGCAGTCCGGCTCGACTGTTCGGGCTCCCCGGAGGTACTTTAAGGGTTGGATCGCCGGCCGACGTCACCGTTTTCGATCCGGCTCGTCGCTGGACTGTGGATCCAGATCTGTTTCTGTCCAAGGGGCGCAACACACCGTATGCTGGAATGACGCTGACCGGCCGAACGATTTGCACCGTCGTCGCGGGTCAGGTCGTCTACACTCTGAACTAG
- a CDS encoding class I SAM-dependent methyltransferase, whose product MHDTPSDSTRRFSDRVDDYVRYRPGYPAEVIDVLAHETGLSAHADIADVGSGTGISSELFLRNGNTVFGVEPNTGMREAAERLLAAYPRFHSVAARAEATTLPAASVDYVTAGQAFHWFDPQLARTEFTRILRPDGWVVLLWNARQLDSTPLLRDYDAMLERYGTDYQQVRHQHLDAARLRVLFGGERGSAFQHRKLYNEQRFDFEGLRGRLLSSSYTPTASHPGYLPMLRELRRIFDEYAEDGSVAIQYDTDIYFGHIV is encoded by the coding sequence ATGCACGATACCCCATCAGATTCCACGCGTCGTTTCTCTGATCGCGTGGACGATTATGTCCGTTACCGCCCCGGCTACCCCGCCGAGGTAATCGACGTCCTGGCTCACGAAACGGGCCTTTCCGCGCATGCCGACATTGCCGACGTGGGATCGGGCACCGGCATCTCATCGGAGCTATTCCTTCGCAATGGCAACACCGTGTTCGGCGTCGAGCCCAACACCGGGATGCGCGAGGCTGCCGAGCGATTACTGGCCGCGTATCCGCGCTTTCACAGCGTGGCCGCCCGCGCCGAAGCCACGACGCTTCCCGCCGCGTCTGTCGATTATGTAACCGCCGGCCAGGCGTTCCACTGGTTCGATCCACAGCTGGCGAGAACGGAATTCACGCGCATTCTTCGTCCCGACGGGTGGGTGGTCCTGCTGTGGAATGCGCGACAGCTCGACAGCACTCCCCTTCTTCGGGATTACGATGCGATGCTCGAGCGCTACGGTACCGACTACCAGCAGGTTCGGCACCAGCACCTCGACGCTGCGCGATTGCGCGTACTGTTTGGCGGAGAGCGTGGCAGCGCATTTCAGCATCGCAAGCTTTACAACGAGCAACGCTTCGACTTCGAAGGCTTGCGCGGCCGGTTGCTCTCCTCCTCCTACACGCCTACGGCGAGCCATCCAGGCTATCTGCCGATGCTGCGCGAGCTGAGAAGAATCTTCGATGAATACGCGGAAGACGGCTCAGTCGCGATCCAGTACGACACGGACATCTACTTCGGTCACATCGTGTAA
- the rpsT gene encoding 30S ribosomal protein S20: MPNIASAKKNMRKSRAAQVRNRAQRSTLRTALKKARAENASSEAMAEAVTLLDRAARKGLVHKNAAARRKSRMAKAAKKAAA; this comes from the coding sequence ATGCCGAATATCGCGTCCGCGAAGAAGAATATGCGGAAGTCCCGTGCCGCGCAGGTCCGTAACCGCGCGCAGCGCTCGACGCTCCGTACCGCCCTCAAGAAGGCGAGAGCCGAAAACGCTTCATCCGAAGCCATGGCCGAAGCCGTTACGCTGCTCGATCGTGCAGCGCGCAAGGGCCTCGTCCACAAGAACGCCGCTGCGCGCCGCAAGAGCCGCATGGCCAAGGCCGCGAAGAAAGCAGCCGCGTAA
- a CDS encoding site-2 protease family protein — protein MDSVTQLLLIGPVLLFSMVAHEYAHGWVAMKNGDPTAYQLGRLTWNPIKHIDPFMTILLPVFLAISHAPILGGAKPIPVNPRNYRNFKQGDIMVSLAGVTTNVILAFVFTAVVPLLYFPGRAFPNAENGFAILQRMFIYGIEINLILAAFNLLPIPPLDGSHVFKYVLPPAWALSYERISRFGLLIIYALLFLGGPLLTWWLFPAEAITNFLVGTVGGFILPWQGVL, from the coding sequence TTGGATAGCGTCACTCAGCTTCTACTAATAGGTCCAGTCCTGCTCTTCTCCATGGTCGCCCATGAGTACGCTCATGGGTGGGTAGCCATGAAGAACGGCGACCCCACCGCGTACCAGCTAGGCAGGCTCACATGGAACCCGATCAAGCACATCGATCCGTTCATGACGATCCTGCTGCCGGTCTTCCTGGCCATTTCGCACGCCCCCATCCTTGGCGGGGCAAAACCGATCCCGGTCAATCCGCGAAATTACCGTAACTTCAAGCAGGGCGACATCATGGTGTCGCTGGCAGGTGTCACCACAAATGTGATCCTTGCCTTCGTTTTCACTGCTGTGGTTCCGCTGCTGTATTTCCCGGGTCGGGCCTTTCCGAACGCCGAGAACGGGTTCGCGATCCTGCAGCGCATGTTCATCTACGGAATCGAGATCAATCTCATTCTTGCTGCGTTCAACCTGCTTCCCATCCCGCCGCTGGACGGTTCGCACGTGTTCAAATACGTGCTGCCGCCGGCGTGGGCGTTGTCCTATGAGCGCATCAGCCGGTTTGGTTTGCTGATCATCTACGCGTTGCTGTTCCTGGGCGGACCGCTCCTCACGTGGTGGCTCTTTCCCGCCGAGGCGATCACCAACTTCCTCGTCGGGACCGTCGGCGGGTTCATACTGCCGTGGCAGGGCGTGCTGTGA
- a CDS encoding segregation/condensation protein A produces the protein MTAVDVRDGEHSAGQPEDEEQRGFIVELPEFSGPLDLLLSLIRDEQVDIYDIPIARIAEQFLARIHGMSIDDAADYLEMAARLLRIKAQMLLPRPEGLEAWEDPRAELVRRLLEYQQVREVVDVLERLGDDRRNRFARSYVQPQVEQIDRDDRPFAATLADLFAAVDRVLRQAKRPLVHDVIPRALDVDGAIKSIRAVMALRARAKWGDIVSRDAEPWQILSVLLALLELAKSGELRIVQPKPFASMELSGDTVS, from the coding sequence ATGACGGCTGTCGACGTTCGCGACGGCGAGCATTCGGCCGGTCAGCCGGAGGACGAGGAACAGCGCGGCTTCATCGTGGAGCTTCCGGAGTTTTCGGGGCCGCTGGATCTGTTGCTGTCGCTGATTCGCGACGAGCAGGTGGACATCTACGACATTCCGATCGCGCGGATAGCAGAGCAGTTTCTCGCGCGCATTCACGGGATGAGCATCGATGATGCGGCGGACTACCTCGAGATGGCCGCGCGTCTGCTTCGCATCAAGGCGCAGATGCTGCTGCCGCGCCCCGAAGGCCTGGAAGCGTGGGAAGATCCGCGCGCCGAGCTGGTGCGGCGCCTGCTCGAATACCAGCAGGTGCGCGAAGTGGTGGACGTGCTCGAGCGGCTCGGGGACGATCGTCGCAACCGATTCGCTCGCTCCTACGTTCAGCCGCAGGTCGAACAGATAGATCGTGATGACCGGCCGTTCGCGGCCACTCTCGCGGATCTGTTTGCAGCGGTGGATCGCGTGTTGCGTCAGGCAAAGCGGCCGCTGGTGCACGACGTGATTCCGCGCGCGCTCGACGTGGATGGCGCGATCAAGTCCATCAGGGCCGTGATGGCGCTGCGCGCGCGCGCCAAGTGGGGCGACATCGTGTCGCGCGACGCGGAACCGTGGCAGATACTATCCGTGCTGCTCGCGCTGCTGGAACTGGCGAAGAGTGGCGAGCTGCGCATCGTGCAGCCGAAACCGTTTGCATCGATGGAGTTGAGTGGTGACACCGTTAGCTAG
- the scpB gene encoding SMC-Scp complex subunit ScpB — protein sequence MTPLARLLEAALFASARPIPSDSLNQLDPESTPAAVSSALDEIRERYDNEGHGVELVAVSDGWQILTRPEYTEAIERAQLAARPQRLSGAALETLAIVAYRQPIGRMEIEDIRGVGAGAILKSLQERGLVDVVGRGEGMGRPLLYGTTPLFLEHFALRHLGELPRADELTVALRPALSQAS from the coding sequence GTGACACCGTTAGCTAGACTGCTGGAGGCCGCGCTGTTTGCAAGCGCGCGTCCGATTCCATCCGATTCGCTCAACCAGCTTGATCCGGAATCCACGCCTGCCGCGGTCTCCTCGGCGCTGGATGAAATTCGCGAGCGCTACGACAACGAGGGTCACGGCGTCGAGCTCGTCGCGGTGAGCGATGGCTGGCAGATACTCACGCGTCCGGAATACACCGAGGCAATCGAGCGGGCACAGCTGGCCGCACGTCCTCAACGGTTGTCCGGTGCGGCGCTCGAGACGCTCGCGATAGTCGCGTACCGTCAGCCGATCGGCAGAATGGAGATCGAGGACATTCGCGGTGTGGGTGCCGGAGCAATTCTCAAGTCACTGCAGGAGCGAGGTCTCGTCGACGTGGTGGGTCGCGGCGAGGGGATGGGCCGTCCGTTGCTGTATGGCACGACTCCGTTGTTTCTCGAGCATTTCGCGTTGCGGCATCTGGGCGAGCTTCCTCGTGCCGATGAGTTGACGGTAGCGCTCCGTCCCGCTCTTTCTCAGGCGTCCTGA
- a CDS encoding pseudouridine synthase has translation MAEAMRLQRALARAGIASRRKAEELIAAGRVTVNGAVATLGQVVDPAGDKILVDGRRVGAPPATVWLLLNKPAGVVTTASDPAGRKTVFELVADQPGLTYVGRLDYLTEGALLMTTDGAAAHALTHPSRGVERTYVATVRGDAVSAARAAMRGVELEDGVAYPISATANPVPGRRHYEFEIVLAEGKHHEVRRLCAALGLEVERLVRTKFGPVRLGALPSGASRPLNKRESDLISSLVKQPPHGRHGTRQRGNQ, from the coding sequence ATGGCGGAGGCGATGCGCCTTCAGCGCGCGCTCGCACGAGCGGGTATTGCATCACGACGAAAAGCTGAAGAGCTGATCGCGGCGGGCCGCGTAACGGTCAACGGGGCCGTCGCGACGCTTGGCCAGGTTGTGGATCCGGCCGGAGACAAGATTCTCGTCGATGGGCGCCGTGTCGGTGCTCCGCCGGCAACTGTATGGCTCCTGCTCAACAAGCCGGCCGGCGTGGTAACTACGGCCAGTGACCCCGCGGGAAGGAAAACTGTCTTCGAATTGGTGGCTGATCAGCCGGGACTGACGTACGTCGGCAGGTTGGACTATCTGACCGAAGGCGCCCTTCTGATGACGACGGATGGCGCGGCCGCTCACGCGCTGACGCATCCCAGCCGCGGAGTGGAACGAACTTACGTGGCAACGGTACGCGGAGACGCGGTATCGGCAGCACGCGCGGCGATGCGCGGTGTGGAGCTCGAGGATGGTGTCGCGTATCCGATCTCGGCTACGGCAAACCCCGTTCCGGGCCGCCGCCACTACGAGTTCGAGATCGTGCTAGCGGAGGGAAAGCATCACGAGGTGCGGCGACTGTGTGCTGCCCTTGGATTGGAAGTGGAACGACTGGTGCGTACGAAGTTCGGACCAGTTCGGCTCGGCGCACTACCAAGCGGTGCGAGCCGGCCGCTGAACAAGCGTGAATCCGATTTAATCAGCTCACTCGTCAAACAGCCACCACATGGAAGACACGGCACTCGTCAACGCGGTAATCAGTGA
- a CDS encoding MoxR family ATPase has protein sequence MEDTALVNAVISEVGKRVVGQNYMVERLLVGLLTGGHVLLEGVPGLAKTLTVRTLAETISTSFQRIQFTPDLLPADVIGTQVYDQSTGRFSVKQGPIFANIVLADEINRAPAKVQAALLEAMQEKQVTIGGTTYMLQEPFLVLATQNPIEQEGTYPLPEAQIDRFMLKLYVGYPTRDEEKEVLRRMAGKDEIPVRQVATPEAVLAARKRIGELYMDDRIVDYIVDIVEATRNPKGANLPDLAPLIEFGASPRATLALAQGSRAIAFLRDRAYVTPDDVKAIAPDVLRHRVLITYEAEAEDVTSDNVVSRILDTIPTP, from the coding sequence ATGGAAGACACGGCACTCGTCAACGCGGTAATCAGTGAAGTAGGGAAGCGTGTTGTAGGCCAGAATTACATGGTGGAGCGCCTGCTCGTAGGATTGCTCACGGGCGGCCACGTGCTTCTCGAGGGTGTGCCTGGCCTGGCCAAGACGCTCACCGTGCGCACGCTGGCCGAAACAATCAGCACGTCGTTTCAGCGAATTCAGTTCACTCCCGATCTGCTGCCCGCAGATGTCATCGGCACGCAGGTGTACGATCAGTCGACGGGTCGCTTCTCCGTGAAGCAGGGACCGATCTTCGCCAATATCGTCCTGGCGGACGAAATCAATCGTGCGCCAGCGAAGGTGCAGGCCGCGTTGCTCGAAGCGATGCAGGAGAAGCAGGTGACGATCGGCGGCACGACGTACATGCTGCAGGAGCCGTTTCTCGTGCTGGCCACCCAGAATCCGATCGAGCAGGAAGGAACCTATCCGCTGCCCGAGGCCCAGATCGATCGCTTCATGCTCAAGCTCTACGTCGGCTATCCGACGCGCGACGAGGAGAAGGAAGTGCTGCGCCGCATGGCCGGCAAGGACGAGATACCTGTGAGGCAGGTCGCGACCCCCGAGGCGGTGCTCGCTGCACGCAAGCGCATCGGCGAGCTGTACATGGACGACAGGATCGTCGATTACATCGTCGACATCGTGGAAGCGACGCGCAATCCGAAGGGTGCGAATCTGCCGGACCTCGCTCCGCTGATCGAGTTTGGTGCAAGTCCGCGCGCAACGCTCGCACTCGCGCAGGGGTCGCGCGCAATTGCCTTCCTGCGCGATCGCGCGTACGTCACACCCGACGACGTCAAGGCGATCGCACCGGACGTCCTCAGGCACCGCGTGCTCATCACGTACGAGGCGGAGGCTGAGGATGTGACGAGCGACAACGTCGTGTCGCGCATTCTCGACACGATACCAACCCCGTAG
- a CDS encoding DUF58 domain-containing protein, with protein MLNFLKRRAAPKEAPAQRPVRISPEILKQVKRVELKTRGLVDALFSGEYRSVFKGQGMEFSEVREYIPGDEVRTIDWNVTARMNRPFVKRYIEERELTVVLALDISGSESFGTVSRFKSDVMTEFAAVIAMAAVRNNDRVGLIFFTDRVEHVVPPRKGKRHVLRIVRDLLAFVPKGKATDLRPALEYMQRTLRQHTVIFLVSDFQDEGYEHALKVLGRRHDIVAVTLNDPAEQTLPSVGLARMRDPETGEFLEVDTSDRRVRAAYAEHIAAELAGRRRVLRRSGVDEIELTTDGSVIEPLLKFFRTRETRARSHR; from the coding sequence GTGCTCAACTTCCTGAAGCGTCGCGCAGCGCCGAAGGAAGCGCCGGCCCAGCGGCCGGTGCGCATCTCGCCTGAGATCCTGAAGCAGGTGAAGCGCGTCGAGCTCAAGACGCGCGGACTTGTCGACGCACTGTTCTCGGGCGAGTATCGCTCCGTGTTCAAGGGGCAGGGCATGGAGTTCTCGGAAGTGCGCGAGTACATACCCGGCGACGAGGTGCGCACGATCGACTGGAACGTCACCGCGCGCATGAACAGGCCTTTTGTCAAGCGCTACATCGAGGAGCGCGAGCTGACCGTGGTGCTGGCGCTCGACATCTCCGGATCGGAGAGCTTCGGCACCGTATCGCGCTTCAAGAGCGACGTAATGACGGAGTTCGCGGCCGTCATAGCAATGGCAGCGGTACGCAACAACGATCGTGTGGGGCTGATCTTCTTCACGGATCGTGTGGAACACGTCGTACCGCCGCGCAAGGGCAAGCGTCACGTGCTGCGAATCGTGCGCGATCTGCTCGCGTTTGTGCCGAAGGGCAAGGCTACCGATCTCCGGCCCGCGCTGGAGTACATGCAGCGCACGCTGCGGCAGCACACTGTGATCTTTCTGGTCTCCGACTTTCAGGACGAAGGCTACGAGCACGCGCTCAAGGTGCTGGGTCGCCGGCATGACATAGTCGCCGTTACCCTGAATGATCCTGCCGAGCAGACACTTCCGAGTGTCGGGCTGGCGCGCATGCGCGATCCAGAGACGGGAGAATTCCTTGAGGTTGACACGAGCGACCGGCGCGTCCGCGCTGCGTATGCAGAGCACATTGCCGCCGAGCTGGCGGGGCGGCGTCGAGTGCTGCGCAGGTCGGGAGTGGACGAGATCGAGCTGACCACGGACGGATCTGTGATCGAGCCACTGCTCAAGTTCTTTCGCACGCGTGAGACGCGAGCGCGGTCGCATCGATGA